The genomic segment CGCAACGAGATGGCGCACGAACCTGCGCACGGATACGGCCATTCTGGCCCGGCTACGAGCCGCCAGGCCTTCCCGTTCGAGCGATTCCAGGAAGCCTGTCACGTGCCGCCTCTCGATCGCCTTCGTGTCCCGAACCCCATCTTGTTCGAGCAGGTCCGCGAACCGGGCCAGATCTCGCCCATAGGCTTCGAGCGTGTTCGGGCGAAGTCCCCGTTCCACGGCCAGATGACGGAGAAAGCGGTCGATCGCTGTGGACAGTTCAAGAGCCATTTCGGGGCTCTTCCGTGGCCTGGGCCTCACCTCGAGCGGCGAGGGTCAGCTCATCCTCGAGTTCCACCAGGTCGTCCGGGTTCGTGATCTTCTTCGCGGCCGGCCCCTTGATGTAGAACGTGTCCGCCACCTGGTCGAGCACGGTCGTCGCCTTGGAAATGAAGATCTCTAGATCGTGCCCGGCCAAGGTCCGGGTCAGGTCGTAGAGCAGGCCCGGACGATCGTCCGCCGTCACATCCACGACCGTGTAGAAATCCGACACATCGTTGCGGATCTGCACGTGGGCCGGAGCACGCGAGGGGGATTGAGGGCGACCGACGGGTCGACCACGCTGCGCGATCAATGTGTCCACGAGCGCCCTGCCCTGCAACACATCCGCTACGACCTCTTCGAGCCGGTCCCAGGTGACCTGCTGCTCGGCTTCGCCACCGTCGGGAGTCGACACCCGATAGATCTCCAGGGCCAGCCCGGTGCGCGTGGTGTAGACGTTCGAACCGAGAATGTTGATGCCGACGGCCGTCAACGAGCCGGCCACATCCGAGTAGAGCCGCCGGGCATCGCGGGTACACAAGATGTATTCGCTGAAGCCACCACGCATCGTGCGCACGGCGCTGGCCTGGGCTCGCTCCGGGCCCAACGAAAGAACGACCCTTGCGTGTCGAGCGATCTGACGCGGCGTGTGGGAGATGAAGTAGCGCCGCGGCATCATTTCGAAGAACTCGTGAACGCGCGCCTCGGCAACGCCCAGGGCCTGGAGCTCCCGCGCCGCCTGGGCTCGGCGGGTCTCGACCCGCGCATCGATCTGACTCTGGGCGAAGCGCGGATCGTCCCCACCGGATTCGAGGAATTCAGAGGTGCGCTCGAACAACTCCTTCAACAACTCGTAGCGCCACTCGGTCCAGGCCGAAGTCGACGAGGCCCGCATATCGGCAAACGTCGCCAGGTAGAGATTGTGCAAGTTCTCGCGGTCACCACAGGTCTGGGCCAGGTCGACGATCACCTTCGGATCCGCCAGGTCGCGCCGCTGCGCGACATGGGACATCAGCAGGTGCCAACGCACCACGAACACGACCCGCCGCGTGCGATCGGCATCCAAGCCGAGACGCTCGCAGCATTGCTCGGCCATGTCGGCACCCTTGTTCGAATGGTCACCGCCCATGCCCTTGCCGATATCGTGGAGCAGACAGCCCAGGTACAGCGCAGGCAAGTCCGGAACATTCCGGACCAACTCCGTCAACTCGGGAAGCGCCTGCTCGTATTTCCCTCGCCACAGCCGGCGCAGCTCTTCGACCAGGAAGATCGAATGCACGTCCACGGTGTAGGTGTGGTAGATGACGTGCTGCCAGCGGCAGACGATGTGTTCCCACTCGGGCAGATAGCGACCGAGAAGTCCGACCTCGTTCATCACCATCAACGTACGCATCACGCGGGTCGGCGCGCCCAGGATCCGGAGCAGCGCTGCAGCCGCCTCTGGATCCTTCTGGAAATCCTCATCGATGAGATGGAGATGTTCGCGGATATAGCGGCGGGCCGTTCGGGAGAGCGGAACGTCGTGGTCCTGGGCAATGGCGAAAGCCGTCAACAGGCGCACGGGATTCTCGCGGAGATGAGCAGCGTGCGGAATTTCGAGATGGTCCACCGCAACCCGGAAACCATCTTCGGCCGGTTTCGTCTCCGACGTACCGCGGTTGGGCCGCGTTCGGGCGGCGCATTGCTCGAGCACGATCTCCGAGAACGTCTGGACCGCTCGCGCATGCAGGTAGTACTCGCGCATGAACCGCTCGACCGGCAGCTCACCGCCCGGGCCCGGGCCCAAACCCAGGCCCAACCTCTCGGCGAGAGACTCCTGCAACTCGAAACTCATCTGGTCCGTCTTGCGCTTGGTCGAGAGGTGGAGTTGGTTCCGAACCCGCCAGAGGAACTGCAGGCCGTTCCGATACTGGGCCATCTCCGATTCGGTGAGCAATCCGACGTGCAAGAGGTCGTCGAGCCCCTGAAAGCGGGGCTCGGTTGCGCGCACGGCCCACCAGGCCGTGTGGTAGTCCCGCAAACCGCCGGCCCCCTCCTTGATGTTCGGCTGCAGGAGATACAACGAATCGCCGAACTTCGAGTGACGGGCCTGCCAGAGCTCTTGAAGCTCCTGAACGAACGCTCCGACATCGGGAATCAGGCGATCCCGGACGGCGGTCGTGAACTCGTGAAAGAGCGTCGCATCGCCGGCCAGAAAACGCGCGCCCAGCACGGTCGTCTTGGCCGTCAAGTCCTCCTGGCCCATCGCGATGGTCTCGTCCAGGTTTCGCAGGGCCGCGCCAACCTCGAGGCCCGCGTCCCAGAGGCAATACTGGATCCACTCGGCGATCCGCGCCGCATAGGGACTGACTTCGTCGCCGTCATGCAGGAAGAGCAGATCCACGTCGGAACCGATC from the bacterium genome contains:
- the glnD gene encoding [protein-PII] uridylyltransferase is translated as MSDEPALDQFIPPYTSGEERESRATAEAARGYLGELRAFLAERQRQGDSGNAVNVLHSDAIDRLLRRLFEVAEFTYYADEGEFDARVSIAAVGGFARREMAIGSDVDLLFLHDGDEVSPYAARIAEWIQYCLWDAGLEVGAALRNLDETIAMGQEDLTAKTTVLGARFLAGDATLFHEFTTAVRDRLIPDVGAFVQELQELWQARHSKFGDSLYLLQPNIKEGAGGLRDYHTAWWAVRATEPRFQGLDDLLHVGLLTESEMAQYRNGLQFLWRVRNQLHLSTKRKTDQMSFELQESLAERLGLGLGPGPGGELPVERFMREYYLHARAVQTFSEIVLEQCAARTRPNRGTSETKPAEDGFRVAVDHLEIPHAAHLRENPVRLLTAFAIAQDHDVPLSRTARRYIREHLHLIDEDFQKDPEAAAALLRILGAPTRVMRTLMVMNEVGLLGRYLPEWEHIVCRWQHVIYHTYTVDVHSIFLVEELRRLWRGKYEQALPELTELVRNVPDLPALYLGCLLHDIGKGMGGDHSNKGADMAEQCCERLGLDADRTRRVVFVVRWHLLMSHVAQRRDLADPKVIVDLAQTCGDRENLHNLYLATFADMRASSTSAWTEWRYELLKELFERTSEFLESGGDDPRFAQSQIDARVETRRAQAARELQALGVAEARVHEFFEMMPRRYFISHTPRQIARHARVVLSLGPERAQASAVRTMRGGFSEYILCTRDARRLYSDVAGSLTAVGINILGSNVYTTRTGLALEIYRVSTPDGGEAEQQVTWDRLEEVVADVLQGRALVDTLIAQRGRPVGRPQSPSRAPAHVQIRNDVSDFYTVVDVTADDRPGLLYDLTRTLAGHDLEIFISKATTVLDQVADTFYIKGPAAKKITNPDDLVELEDELTLAARGEAQATEEPRNGS